Proteins encoded in a region of the Streptomyces sp. NBC_00310 genome:
- a CDS encoding FAD-dependent oxidoreductase — translation MLRVAVVGSGPSGCYTAQSLVQQDPQVRVDVLDRLPCPYGLVRYGVAPDHEKIKSLQNNLRTVLEHERVRFLGGVRVGPDGVPAARLRELYHAVVYCVGAAGDRRLGIPGEELRGSWSATEFVSWYSAHPDARADGFVLGARSAVVIGVGNVAVDVTRMLARGATELSPTDMPEAALASLAASEVTRVHMVGRRGPSQARFTTKELRELSTLPDTQVTVNPAELELDPAYADPSSLPAAQRRNVEVLRGWATAPAPGGRHRIRLRFFLRPVELLADGDRVCGVRLERTEPDGHGGLTGTGRYEEIEAQLVLRSVGYRGVPVDGLPFDPAHGTVPHTAGRVLREGVPSPGEYVAGWIKRGPTGVIGTNRPCAKETATSLLEDAPALASGSVPDDPLAALRAEGCRPVEWPGWQAIERAEAELGASLGRGVVKLPDWESLMTAAHRGTP, via the coding sequence GTGCTGCGTGTCGCCGTCGTCGGTTCGGGGCCGAGCGGGTGCTACACCGCCCAGAGCCTCGTCCAGCAGGATCCCCAGGTGCGCGTCGACGTGCTGGACCGGCTGCCGTGCCCGTACGGCCTGGTGCGCTACGGGGTGGCGCCGGACCACGAGAAGATCAAGTCGCTGCAGAACAATCTGCGCACCGTGCTGGAGCACGAGCGGGTGCGGTTCCTCGGCGGCGTCCGGGTGGGTCCGGACGGGGTGCCGGCGGCCCGGCTGCGGGAGCTGTACCACGCGGTCGTGTACTGCGTGGGCGCCGCCGGGGACCGACGGCTCGGCATCCCGGGCGAGGAGCTGCGCGGCAGCTGGTCGGCGACCGAGTTCGTCTCCTGGTACAGCGCGCACCCCGATGCCAGGGCCGACGGCTTCGTCCTCGGGGCGCGATCCGCCGTGGTCATCGGTGTCGGCAACGTCGCGGTGGACGTCACCCGTATGCTCGCGCGCGGCGCGACCGAGCTGAGCCCCACCGACATGCCCGAGGCCGCCCTCGCCTCCCTCGCCGCCAGCGAGGTCACCCGTGTGCACATGGTGGGCCGCCGCGGCCCCTCGCAGGCCCGCTTCACCACCAAGGAGCTGCGCGAGCTGAGCACCCTCCCGGACACCCAGGTGACGGTCAACCCCGCCGAGCTGGAACTCGACCCGGCCTACGCCGACCCGTCGTCACTCCCCGCCGCCCAGCGCCGCAACGTCGAGGTCCTGCGCGGCTGGGCCACCGCGCCCGCCCCGGGCGGCCGCCACCGCATCCGGCTGCGCTTCTTCCTCCGCCCCGTCGAACTCCTCGCCGACGGCGACCGCGTCTGCGGCGTACGCCTGGAGCGCACGGAACCCGACGGCCACGGCGGCCTGACGGGCACCGGCCGGTACGAGGAGATCGAGGCCCAGCTGGTCCTCCGCTCGGTCGGCTACCGGGGCGTCCCCGTCGACGGCCTGCCCTTCGACCCGGCCCACGGCACGGTCCCGCACACCGCCGGACGCGTCCTGCGAGAGGGCGTGCCGTCCCCGGGCGAGTACGTGGCCGGGTGGATCAAACGAGGCCCCACCGGAGTGATCGGCACCAACCGCCCCTGCGCCAAGGAGACGGCGACGTCACTGCTGGAGGACGCCCCGGCGCTCGCGTCCGGCAGCGTGCCGGACGATCCGCTGGCGGCACTGAGGGCAGAGGGCTGCCGGCCGGTCGAGTGGCCGGGCTGGCAGGCGATCGAACGGGCGGAGGCGGAGCTGGGCGCCTCCCTGGGCAGAGGTGTGGTGAAACTCCCCGACTGGGAGTCCCTGATGACCGCCGCCCACCGGGGCACCCCTTGA
- a CDS encoding DUF305 domain-containing protein, which yields MLVRRTSRAPLVTASLTAALLALAGCDSGSDAGPDGGSAKSSGPAVIAPGKPGEAAQTLSPEEVEKQRAEDDSPNSADFDYARMMIAHHTQALEMTELAPDQAKSTQVKRIAERISAAQKPEIEAMEGWLKVNGGDGRATSHDHETMPGMATEAQLTELGTLDGEKFDQLFLKLMITHHEGAVTMATDVKAQGNNILIEEMADDVIAQQTTEISRMRDLTK from the coding sequence GTGCTCGTTCGCCGCACATCCCGCGCGCCGCTGGTCACGGCCTCGCTGACGGCCGCTCTGCTGGCACTCGCGGGCTGCGACTCGGGGTCGGACGCCGGCCCCGACGGCGGCTCCGCCAAGTCGAGCGGCCCCGCGGTGATCGCCCCCGGAAAACCCGGTGAGGCGGCTCAAACCCTCTCGCCGGAAGAAGTCGAGAAGCAGCGCGCCGAGGACGACTCGCCGAATTCCGCGGACTTCGACTACGCGCGCATGATGATCGCGCACCACACCCAGGCCCTGGAGATGACCGAACTCGCCCCCGACCAGGCGAAGTCGACCCAGGTGAAGCGGATCGCCGAGCGCATCTCGGCCGCCCAGAAGCCCGAGATCGAGGCCATGGAGGGCTGGCTGAAGGTCAACGGCGGTGACGGGCGGGCCACTTCGCACGACCACGAGACGATGCCCGGCATGGCGACCGAGGCCCAGCTGACGGAACTCGGCACGCTCGACGGGGAGAAGTTCGACCAGCTCTTCCTGAAGCTGATGATCACCCATCACGAGGGGGCGGTCACCATGGCCACGGACGTGAAGGCGCAGGGCAACAACATCCTGATCGAGGAAATGGCCGACGACGTGATCGCCCAGCAGACGACGGAGATCAGCCGGATGCGCGACCTGACGAAGTGA
- a CDS encoding DUF6214 family protein: MLEASFLNLSDRHWQDGAVTVRPAWEVQEHGGATAWFNARLSFPDGAVVEVLVVVCEGRLSLEDVHAQPPLSLEDLTELADWIEGPLFEACGTAAEPLDEEPQDDSYGPGRRARPAWPRGVEGRRMVAEEYLAAQRSGYDPVLAVMCATGHSRRKSLRLIAGARDEGLLGPRHARR, from the coding sequence GTGCTGGAAGCATCCTTTCTCAATCTCTCTGATCGCCACTGGCAGGACGGCGCGGTGACCGTGCGGCCCGCGTGGGAAGTGCAGGAGCACGGCGGCGCCACGGCCTGGTTCAACGCCCGGCTGTCCTTCCCGGACGGCGCCGTGGTCGAGGTGCTCGTCGTCGTCTGCGAGGGCCGGCTGTCCCTGGAGGACGTACACGCCCAGCCGCCGCTGTCCCTGGAGGACCTGACCGAGCTCGCCGACTGGATCGAGGGCCCGCTGTTCGAGGCGTGCGGTACCGCGGCGGAGCCCCTCGACGAGGAGCCGCAGGACGACTCGTACGGGCCCGGGCGCCGGGCCAGGCCCGCGTGGCCGCGCGGTGTGGAGGGGCGGCGGATGGTCGCCGAGGAGTACCTCGCGGCGCAGCGGTCCGGCTACGACCCGGTCCTCGCGGTGATGTGCGCGACCGGGCACAGCCGCCGCAAGTCGCTCCGGCTGATCGCCGGGGCGCGCGACGAGGGCCTGCTCGGCCCCCGTCACGCCCGGCGCTGA
- a CDS encoding aldehyde dehydrogenase family protein, whose amino-acid sequence MTNTLFIGGEWQAAASGAEFETLDPATGQPHAQVSLAGAAEADAAVRAARAALENPDWAGLTPARRARILWRIGDLIEEHAEELAELETRDQGQPLGISMAVSVAAAAEHFRYYAGWVTKIYGETAPLSFPGVLQYTKREPVGVCALITPWNFPLMIASWKIAPALACGNTVIVKPAEQTPMTTVRLVELCRTAGVPDGAINLLTGGPEAGRALVEHPGVDKVSFTGSTETGRDIVRASAGNLKRVTLELGGKAPSLVLPGADLDAAVAGCLQGALLNSGQVCAAYTRFLVHRSLADEFAERCAKAVSGMRLGAGNAPDTELGPLVTSEHRAHVHALVRSGVQEGAQLLAGGAPVDDLPGFFYQPTVFTGVRDDMRIAREEIFGPVLSVLPYDDEDEAVARANDTEYGLAAAVWTRDVGAAHRVAGSIRAGTVFINMPNPVDASAPWGGFKASGWGREMGSGAIDAYTEVKSVWTSLA is encoded by the coding sequence GTGACCAACACCCTTTTCATCGGTGGCGAGTGGCAAGCCGCGGCCTCCGGAGCGGAGTTCGAGACCCTGGACCCGGCGACGGGGCAGCCCCACGCCCAGGTGTCCCTGGCGGGGGCCGCGGAAGCCGACGCGGCCGTACGGGCCGCCCGCGCCGCCCTCGAGAACCCGGATTGGGCGGGACTCACCCCGGCCCGGCGCGCCCGGATCCTGTGGCGCATAGGCGACCTCATCGAGGAACACGCCGAGGAACTGGCCGAGTTGGAGACCCGCGACCAGGGCCAGCCGCTCGGCATCTCCATGGCGGTCAGCGTCGCCGCGGCTGCCGAGCACTTCCGCTACTACGCCGGCTGGGTCACCAAGATCTACGGCGAGACGGCGCCGCTGTCCTTCCCCGGCGTGCTGCAGTACACCAAGCGCGAGCCGGTGGGAGTGTGCGCGCTGATCACCCCGTGGAACTTCCCGCTCATGATCGCGAGTTGGAAGATCGCACCGGCCCTCGCCTGCGGGAACACCGTGATCGTCAAACCCGCGGAACAGACCCCGATGACCACGGTGCGGCTCGTCGAGTTGTGCCGTACGGCCGGTGTGCCGGACGGCGCCATCAACCTGCTGACCGGTGGTCCCGAGGCCGGCCGGGCCCTCGTCGAGCACCCCGGCGTGGACAAGGTCTCCTTCACCGGTTCGACCGAGACCGGCAGGGACATCGTCCGGGCCTCCGCGGGCAACCTCAAGCGTGTCACGCTCGAACTCGGCGGGAAGGCACCGAGCCTCGTGCTGCCCGGCGCCGACCTGGACGCGGCCGTGGCGGGCTGTCTTCAGGGCGCGCTCCTCAACAGCGGCCAGGTGTGCGCGGCCTACACCCGGTTCCTCGTCCACCGCTCCCTCGCCGACGAGTTCGCCGAGCGCTGTGCCAAGGCCGTCAGCGGGATGCGACTCGGCGCGGGCAACGCGCCCGACACCGAGCTCGGTCCCCTGGTCACGAGCGAACACCGTGCCCACGTCCACGCACTGGTGCGCAGCGGGGTCCAGGAAGGCGCCCAGCTGCTCGCCGGCGGGGCCCCCGTCGACGACCTGCCGGGCTTCTTCTACCAGCCGACCGTGTTCACGGGTGTACGGGACGACATGCGCATCGCCCGCGAGGAGATCTTCGGCCCGGTGCTGTCCGTCCTGCCGTACGACGACGAGGACGAGGCCGTCGCCCGCGCCAACGACACCGAGTACGGCCTGGCGGCGGCCGTATGGACCCGCGACGTGGGCGCGGCGCACCGCGTGGCCGGCTCCATCCGGGCGGGCACGGTATTCATCAACATGCCCAACCCCGTGGACGCCTCCGCCCCCTGGGGCGGGTTCAAGGCCAGCGGCTGGGGCCGGGAGATGGGCAGCGGAGCCATCGACGCGTACACGGAGGTCAAGAGCGTGTGGACCTCGCTCGCCTGA
- a CDS encoding GMC family oxidoreductase, with protein MRATHTVYDHIVVGAGSAGCALARRLVDAGRTVLLIEMGDRDDNPAIHDPGRLWELWNSPQDHAYTTEPQRHASGTQVFWPRGKVLGGSSALNGMIYVRGNRADYDSWAYQGAAGWSYDEVLPYFKRSEDFEDGASYYHGAGGPLPVSRNHSPNPVTTAFIEACQDYGIAYNDDCNGQDQLGVNLIHRNIRDGRRVSAWTAFMEPVLDSAQLTVMTGAAVTRVLVADGRARGVELLREGRTTEVRCEGDVILSGGAIGSAQLLLLSGVGPADELRALGIESTADLPGVGANLHDHTLAPVVWESARPVPQGTANNLEAHYFAKSDPALAVPDLQPLMSHLPLPVPDMDVPEEGHGFSVLAGTIRPLSRGRLWLRSADPTQAPALDPAYFSEPSDLAAMVRAVRQVREIGEEKSLGDWRAREVAPGPYVRTDAEIAAYIKRTLLSYHHQVGTCRMGIDRMAVVDPQLRVHGVAGLRVADASVMPSVTSGNTHAPAVMIGERCADLILGAQL; from the coding sequence ATGCGAGCAACACACACCGTTTACGACCACATCGTGGTGGGCGCCGGGTCCGCGGGCTGTGCGCTCGCGCGCAGACTCGTGGACGCCGGCCGGACCGTCCTGCTGATCGAGATGGGCGACCGGGACGACAACCCGGCCATCCACGACCCCGGGCGCCTGTGGGAGCTGTGGAACTCCCCGCAGGACCACGCGTACACCACCGAACCCCAGCGGCACGCCTCCGGCACCCAGGTGTTCTGGCCGCGCGGCAAGGTCCTCGGCGGCTCCAGCGCCCTCAACGGCATGATCTACGTCCGCGGTAACCGGGCCGACTACGACAGCTGGGCCTACCAGGGAGCGGCGGGCTGGTCGTACGACGAGGTGCTGCCGTACTTCAAACGCTCGGAGGACTTCGAGGACGGCGCGTCGTACTACCACGGGGCCGGCGGCCCGCTGCCCGTCAGCCGGAACCACTCCCCCAACCCGGTGACCACCGCCTTCATCGAGGCATGCCAGGACTACGGGATCGCGTACAACGACGACTGCAACGGCCAGGACCAGCTCGGCGTCAACCTGATTCACCGCAACATCCGCGACGGCAGGCGCGTCAGCGCGTGGACCGCCTTCATGGAGCCGGTGCTCGACAGCGCGCAGCTGACGGTGATGACCGGCGCGGCGGTCACGCGCGTCCTGGTGGCCGACGGCCGGGCGCGGGGCGTCGAGCTGCTGCGCGAAGGCCGTACGACGGAGGTCCGCTGCGAAGGGGACGTGATCCTGTCCGGCGGCGCCATCGGATCGGCACAGCTGCTCCTGCTCAGCGGTGTCGGGCCGGCGGACGAGCTGCGGGCCCTCGGGATCGAGTCGACCGCGGACCTGCCGGGAGTGGGCGCGAACCTGCACGACCACACCCTCGCTCCGGTGGTGTGGGAGTCGGCACGTCCGGTGCCGCAGGGTACGGCCAACAACCTGGAGGCCCACTACTTCGCCAAGTCCGACCCGGCGCTGGCCGTGCCGGACCTGCAGCCGCTGATGTCCCACCTGCCCCTGCCGGTGCCCGACATGGACGTTCCGGAAGAGGGCCACGGCTTCTCGGTCCTCGCGGGGACGATCCGTCCGCTCAGCCGTGGCCGTCTGTGGCTGCGCTCGGCCGACCCCACCCAGGCTCCCGCCCTGGACCCCGCTTACTTCTCCGAGCCGTCGGACCTCGCGGCCATGGTGCGGGCCGTGCGGCAGGTGCGGGAGATCGGCGAGGAGAAGTCGCTGGGCGACTGGCGGGCCCGCGAGGTCGCACCCGGACCGTATGTGCGTACGGACGCGGAGATCGCCGCGTACATCAAGCGGACCCTCCTCAGCTATCACCACCAGGTGGGCACCTGCCGTATGGGCATCGACCGTATGGCGGTCGTCGATCCTCAGCTGCGCGTACACGGCGTGGCCGGCCTGCGCGTCGCGGACGCCTCCGTCATGCCCTCCGTCACCTCCGGCAACACCCACGCACCTGCCGTCATGATCGGCGAGCGCTGCGCCGACCTCATCCTGGGAGCACAGCTGTGA
- a CDS encoding LVIVD repeat-containing protein: MTLLNNLRTRRRRLGVAATAAGLLAALLTAGPAAATPDPGDSPTVREKVSKSDAAEAREAIAAGEIPGQDEIVHSANIQHLTNIPKEALPGTNSDLAFQGKYAYAGNYDGFRVFDISNPKAPKTVAQVLCPGSQNDISVSGDLLFLSTDSSRSDNSCNSTTQPATEKSSWEGVKIFDISDKAHPKYVAAVETPCGSHTHTLVPERRNIYVYVSSYSPNAAFPDCQPPHDGISIIKVPRKSPEKAAVVGFPVLFPGEGADGGGNPGSPTNPGVSKTTGCHDITVLPSKDLAAGACMGDGILFSIKDPEKPKVIDQVQDNVNFAFWHSATFNQKANKVVFTDELGGGGAATCNAAIGPDRGADGIYDIVGKGDQRKLVFKSYYKIPRYQADTENCVAHNGSLIPVKGKDIMVQAWYQGGVSVWDFTNSSKPKEIAYFERGPISTDTLVGGGSWSAYYYNGYIYSNDLVKGFDVLKINDRRTDPAKWVHLRELNVQTQPDYFDW; this comes from the coding sequence GTGACCCTGTTGAACAACCTTCGGACGCGGCGCAGACGTCTGGGGGTCGCCGCGACTGCGGCCGGCCTGCTGGCCGCGTTGCTCACCGCCGGACCGGCGGCCGCGACCCCCGACCCCGGGGACTCGCCCACCGTGCGGGAGAAGGTCTCCAAGAGTGATGCCGCCGAGGCGCGGGAGGCGATAGCCGCCGGCGAGATACCCGGCCAGGACGAGATCGTCCACTCCGCCAACATCCAGCACCTGACCAACATCCCGAAGGAGGCGCTGCCGGGCACCAACTCGGACCTCGCCTTCCAGGGCAAGTACGCCTACGCCGGCAACTACGACGGCTTCCGTGTCTTCGACATCAGCAACCCGAAGGCCCCGAAGACCGTCGCCCAGGTCCTCTGCCCGGGCTCGCAGAACGACATCTCCGTCTCCGGCGACCTGCTCTTCCTGTCCACCGACTCCTCGCGCAGCGACAACTCCTGCAACAGCACCACGCAGCCCGCGACCGAGAAGTCGTCGTGGGAGGGCGTCAAGATCTTCGACATCAGCGACAAGGCACACCCGAAGTACGTCGCCGCCGTGGAGACGCCCTGTGGCTCGCACACCCACACGCTGGTGCCCGAGCGCAGGAACATCTACGTCTACGTCTCCTCGTACTCGCCGAACGCCGCGTTCCCCGACTGCCAGCCGCCGCACGACGGCATCTCGATCATCAAGGTGCCGCGCAAGTCCCCGGAGAAGGCGGCCGTGGTGGGCTTCCCGGTCCTGTTCCCCGGTGAGGGCGCGGACGGCGGCGGCAACCCGGGATCGCCCACGAACCCCGGCGTCTCCAAGACCACCGGCTGCCACGACATCACGGTGCTGCCGTCGAAGGACCTGGCCGCCGGCGCGTGCATGGGCGACGGCATCCTGTTCTCCATCAAGGACCCGGAGAAGCCGAAGGTCATCGACCAGGTCCAGGACAACGTGAACTTCGCGTTCTGGCACTCGGCGACCTTCAACCAGAAGGCGAACAAGGTCGTCTTCACCGACGAGTTGGGCGGCGGCGGCGCGGCCACCTGCAACGCGGCGATCGGGCCGGACCGCGGCGCCGACGGCATCTACGACATCGTCGGCAAGGGCGACCAGCGCAAGCTCGTCTTCAAGAGCTACTACAAGATCCCCCGCTACCAGGCGGACACCGAGAACTGCGTCGCCCACAACGGCTCGCTGATCCCGGTCAAGGGCAAGGACATCATGGTCCAGGCCTGGTACCAGGGCGGTGTCTCCGTCTGGGACTTCACCAACTCCTCGAAGCCCAAGGAGATCGCCTACTTCGAGCGCGGTCCGATCTCCACCGACACCCTCGTCGGCGGCGGCTCGTGGTCGGCGTACTACTACAACGGCTACATCTACTCGAACGACCTGGTGAAGGGCTTCGACGTCCTGAAGATCAACGACCGGCGGACGGATCCGGCCAAGTGGGTCCACCTGCGCGAGCTCAACGTGCAGACCCAGCCGGACTACTTCGACTGGTAG
- a CDS encoding MFS transporter, whose protein sequence is MLRKRSAAPPPLGGAGPDARRYENKLLVILFLGFGLVFFDRQALLFLVPFISEDIPLSNTALGALSGVLALTWALSGMISGRLSDRLGRRKPVVIIAVVLFSSLSASSGLVTGFAALLAVRALMGLAEGAVLPASQSLMVEASQEHRRGLNMGLLQGSSAGLLGGILCPLAVVWIATQYTWRLAFVITIVPGLLLALWIWRSVREEPPGGRVMTEPAAESVDAAAKPSIGSILRQRNIILCVLIACAYMTWFFVIITFAPVYMTSVKGFSPATMSGVVTCLGVAWVVWGFVTPAISDRFGRKNTLIVFTVMAALCPLAVVYVSSPLALGAVVLLTYTGLGCFTLFMATIPAETVPRGALATALGLVMGIGELAGGFLAPVIAGWASDNWGLQTAMYISAAGAVLVVLLALGLKETAPAVLRRKNAAAVGAGATERVPSAPAVS, encoded by the coding sequence ATGCTGAGAAAGCGATCCGCCGCGCCCCCTCCGCTCGGTGGCGCCGGCCCCGACGCCCGCCGCTACGAGAACAAGCTGCTCGTCATCCTTTTCCTGGGCTTCGGCCTCGTCTTCTTCGACCGGCAGGCACTTCTCTTCCTCGTCCCCTTCATCAGCGAGGACATCCCCCTCTCGAACACCGCCCTGGGCGCGCTCTCCGGAGTCCTCGCCCTGACCTGGGCCCTGTCCGGAATGATCTCGGGACGCCTGTCCGACCGGCTCGGCCGCCGTAAGCCCGTGGTCATCATCGCGGTGGTGCTCTTCTCCAGCCTGTCGGCGTCGAGCGGTCTGGTCACCGGATTCGCCGCGCTGTTGGCAGTCAGGGCGCTGATGGGGCTGGCGGAAGGTGCCGTTCTGCCGGCGTCGCAATCCCTGATGGTGGAGGCGTCACAGGAGCACCGGCGCGGGCTGAACATGGGCCTGCTGCAGGGGTCCTCGGCCGGGTTGCTGGGCGGCATCCTCTGCCCGCTCGCGGTGGTGTGGATCGCCACGCAGTACACCTGGCGACTGGCGTTCGTCATCACCATCGTCCCCGGCCTGCTGCTCGCCCTGTGGATCTGGCGGTCGGTACGGGAGGAACCGCCGGGTGGCCGTGTGATGACGGAGCCCGCGGCGGAATCCGTGGATGCCGCGGCCAAGCCGAGCATCGGCAGCATCCTCCGGCAGCGCAACATCATCCTCTGCGTGCTGATCGCCTGCGCGTACATGACCTGGTTCTTCGTCATCATCACGTTCGCGCCTGTCTACATGACCTCGGTCAAGGGCTTCTCACCCGCGACGATGAGCGGCGTCGTGACCTGTCTCGGGGTGGCGTGGGTCGTGTGGGGCTTCGTCACACCGGCGATCTCGGACCGGTTCGGCCGCAAGAACACACTGATCGTCTTCACGGTGATGGCCGCGCTCTGCCCCCTGGCCGTGGTGTATGTGAGCAGTCCTCTGGCGCTCGGCGCAGTGGTTCTGCTCACGTATACGGGTCTCGGCTGCTTCACCCTGTTCATGGCGACCATCCCCGCGGAGACCGTCCCCCGTGGCGCGCTGGCGACCGCCCTGGGCCTGGTCATGGGCATCGGGGAACTCGCCGGCGGGTTCCTCGCTCCGGTGATCGCCGGGTGGGCCTCCGACAACTGGGGGCTTCAGACGGCCATGTACATCTCGGCGGCGGGTGCCGTGTTGGTCGTCCTGCTCGCGCTCGGGCTGAAGGAGACGGCTCCCGCCGTCCTGCGCAGGAAGAACGCGGCGGCGGTCGGCGCCGGCGCCACGGAGCGAGTCCCGAGCGCACCCGCCGTGTCCTGA
- a CDS encoding helix-turn-helix domain-containing protein, giving the protein MPSMTTPSDDTSAGRFEFWRDVVGQSFVPLEALPREVPDFRASLHTAQLGAVQVSVVAADPHGVAHTRRHIASDPADFVKVSLQLAGQCMLTQADRQALLKPGELAIYDTRHPYTLDFDQRYRTLVLMFPRVMLRLPERDLTRVIATTVSCSDGLGPVVHPFLRGLAGQVRQLDALGTQRLADSVVDLVGAMLSERCAVQVAQQDDGRELLARRILTYMEQRLSDPGLGPDRIAAAHHISRRFLYKLLAERGYTVSGWLRERRLAECLRDLADPALAHMPVATVGSRWGFPDPAHFSHAFRSAYGMSPSEARGAGRTALGA; this is encoded by the coding sequence ATGCCCTCGATGACGACTCCGTCGGACGACACCTCCGCAGGACGCTTCGAGTTCTGGCGGGACGTGGTCGGCCAGAGTTTCGTGCCGCTGGAAGCGCTGCCGCGCGAGGTTCCCGACTTCCGCGCCTCCCTGCACACCGCCCAGCTCGGCGCGGTGCAGGTGTCCGTCGTGGCCGCGGATCCGCACGGCGTCGCCCACACGCGGAGGCACATCGCCTCCGACCCGGCCGATTTCGTCAAGGTGAGTCTTCAGCTGGCCGGCCAGTGCATGCTGACCCAGGCGGACCGCCAGGCCCTGCTCAAGCCGGGCGAGCTGGCCATCTACGACACCCGGCACCCGTACACGCTCGACTTCGACCAGCGGTACCGCACACTCGTGCTGATGTTCCCGCGGGTCATGCTCCGGCTGCCCGAGCGCGACCTGACCCGCGTGATCGCCACCACCGTGTCGTGCAGTGACGGACTGGGGCCCGTCGTACACCCGTTCCTGCGCGGACTGGCCGGGCAGGTCCGGCAACTGGACGCTCTCGGCACGCAGCGGCTCGCGGACAGCGTGGTCGACCTGGTCGGCGCGATGCTCTCGGAGCGGTGCGCCGTGCAGGTGGCGCAGCAGGACGACGGGCGGGAGCTGCTGGCCCGGCGGATCCTCACGTACATGGAACAGCGGCTCTCCGACCCGGGGCTCGGCCCCGACCGGATCGCGGCCGCCCATCACATCTCGCGGCGCTTCCTCTACAAGCTGCTGGCCGAGCGGGGATACACGGTCTCGGGCTGGCTCCGGGAGCGTCGCCTCGCCGAGTGCCTGCGCGATCTCGCGGACCCCGCGCTCGCCCATATGCCCGTCGCCACCGTCGGGAGCCGCTGGGGCTTTCCGGACCCCGCCCACTTCAGCCACGCCTTCCGGAGCGCCTACGGCATGAGCCCGTCGGAGGCACGCGGGGCCGGGCGCACGGCGCTGGGCGCCTGA